One Oscillospiraceae bacterium genomic region harbors:
- a CDS encoding heavy metal translocating P-type ATPase — protein sequence MNKKQKRTLQRIIIAAILTVALALLFHFVALPWFVQLILWLVPYLVIGHDVLRKAFMGIKNGEVFDENFLMAIATVGAVACGEYSEGVAVMLFYQIGELFQSYAVGKSRSSITALMDIRPESANLEDAEGNVSVVDPDAVEIGSIIVVKPGEKIPLDGKVVSGESTLNTAALTGESRPRTVRPGDDVISGCVNEEGILRIETTTLYDDSTVAKILDLVENSSLKKAPIENFITKFARYYTPAVCIGALVLAFVPPLFLGNWLDWIMRALTFLVISCPCALVISIPLTFFGGIGGASKCGILVKGGNYLEALSKTSIAVFDKTGTLTKGVFKVTQVIPINGKAYDLQMMEYAALAESVSNHPIAKSIQRACPDLDPRRVTEAKEIAGQGVKAKVDGHWVLAGNKKLMDAENVNMYQNGEGDGKFGTVVYIAVDGKFRGLLVISDEVKPTSKQAIIQLIVQGVHTVMLTGDSPRVGEYVAKELGVQEVHGGLLPADKVEWVEKLLAAKRPRTELAFVGDGINDAPVLMRADIGIAMGALGSDAAIEAADIVLMDDDPAKISLAMRISRKCMRIAYENIVFALAVKAVCLVLTALGITNMWWGVFADVGVMVLAVLNATRMLNTRNYQVSDE from the coding sequence ATGAACAAAAAGCAAAAAAGGACGCTGCAGCGCATCATCATTGCTGCCATCCTCACGGTGGCCCTGGCGCTGCTCTTCCACTTTGTTGCCCTGCCGTGGTTCGTCCAGCTCATCCTGTGGCTGGTGCCCTACCTCGTCATCGGCCATGATGTCCTGCGCAAAGCCTTCATGGGCATCAAAAACGGCGAAGTCTTCGACGAAAACTTCCTCATGGCCATCGCCACGGTCGGCGCGGTCGCCTGCGGCGAGTACAGCGAGGGCGTGGCCGTTATGCTGTTCTACCAGATCGGCGAGCTGTTCCAGTCCTACGCCGTGGGCAAGAGCCGCAGTAGCATCACCGCCCTGATGGACATCCGCCCCGAGAGCGCCAACCTGGAGGACGCCGAGGGCAACGTCAGCGTGGTCGACCCTGACGCTGTGGAGATCGGCTCCATCATCGTGGTCAAACCCGGCGAGAAGATCCCCCTGGACGGCAAGGTCGTCTCCGGCGAATCCACCCTGAACACCGCCGCCCTGACCGGCGAGAGCCGCCCCCGCACCGTGCGCCCCGGCGACGACGTCATCAGCGGCTGCGTCAACGAGGAAGGCATCCTCCGCATCGAGACCACCACCCTCTACGACGACTCCACCGTGGCAAAAATTCTCGATCTGGTGGAAAATTCCAGCCTGAAGAAGGCTCCCATCGAGAACTTCATCACCAAGTTTGCCCGTTACTACACCCCGGCCGTCTGCATCGGCGCGCTGGTGCTGGCCTTTGTGCCGCCGCTGTTCCTGGGCAACTGGCTGGACTGGATCATGCGCGCCCTGACCTTCCTGGTCATCAGCTGCCCCTGCGCGCTGGTCATCTCCATCCCCCTCACCTTCTTCGGCGGCATCGGCGGCGCGTCTAAGTGCGGCATCCTGGTCAAGGGCGGCAACTACCTCGAGGCCCTGTCCAAAACCAGCATAGCTGTGTTTGATAAGACCGGCACCCTGACCAAGGGCGTTTTCAAGGTCACCCAGGTCATCCCCATCAACGGCAAGGCCTACGACCTGCAGATGATGGAGTACGCCGCCCTGGCCGAGAGCGTCTCCAACCATCCCATCGCCAAAAGCATCCAGCGGGCCTGCCCCGACCTGGACCCCCGCCGCGTGACCGAAGCGAAAGAGATCGCGGGCCAGGGCGTCAAGGCCAAGGTCGACGGCCACTGGGTGCTGGCCGGCAACAAAAAGCTGATGGACGCTGAAAACGTCAACATGTACCAGAACGGCGAGGGCGACGGCAAGTTCGGCACAGTGGTCTACATCGCGGTGGACGGCAAATTCCGCGGCCTTCTGGTCATCTCCGACGAGGTCAAGCCCACCTCCAAGCAGGCCATCATCCAGCTGATCGTGCAGGGCGTGCACACCGTCATGCTGACCGGCGACTCCCCCCGCGTGGGCGAGTACGTGGCCAAGGAGCTGGGCGTGCAGGAGGTTCACGGCGGCCTGCTGCCTGCGGATAAAGTGGAATGGGTTGAAAAATTGCTGGCTGCAAAGAGGCCCAGGACCGAGCTGGCCTTCGTGGGTGACGGCATCAACGACGCCCCCGTCCTGATGCGTGCCGACATCGGCATCGCCATGGGCGCCCTGGGCAGCGACGCCGCCATCGAGGCCGCCGACATCGTGCTGATGGACGACGACCCGGCCAAGATCAGCCTGGCCATGCGCATCTCCCGCAAGTGCATGCGCATCGCCTACGAGAACATCGTTTTCGCCCTGGCGGTCAAGGCCGTCTGCCTGGTCCTGACGGCCCTTGGCATCACCAACATGTGGTGGGGCGTCTTTGCCGACGTCGGCGTCATGGTCCTGGCCGTCCTCAACGCCACCCGCATGCTGAATACCCGCAATTATCAGGTTTCTGATGAATAA
- a CDS encoding cation transporter: MKKKFAIEVDCANCAAKIETAVKELPGVTNASISFMAQKMMLEADDDKFDAVLQEAVKVAKKVEPDFEIEL, encoded by the coding sequence ATGAAAAAGAAGTTTGCTATCGAAGTCGACTGTGCCAACTGCGCCGCTAAGATCGAGACCGCCGTTAAGGAGCTGCCCGGCGTCACCAACGCCAGCATCAGCTTTATGGCCCAGAAAATGATGCTGGAAGCCGACGACGACAAGTTCGATGCCGTCCTGCAGGAAGCCGTCAAGGTCGCCAAGAAAGTCGAACCCGACTTTGAGATCGAGCTGTAA
- a CDS encoding metalloregulator ArsR/SmtB family transcription factor, with protein MPDIAPIENPPSTQPLDDAAIARLQNDLPDDEILYDLAELFRVFGDSTRIKILYALFESELCVNDIAQVVGISQSAVSHQLRVLKTSKLVKFRRDGKAIYYSLDDDHVRSMISLGMDHVEE; from the coding sequence ATGCCAGACATCGCCCCTATCGAAAATCCCCCATCCACCCAGCCTCTGGACGATGCCGCCATCGCCAGGCTGCAAAACGATCTCCCCGACGATGAGATCCTCTACGACCTGGCCGAGCTGTTCCGGGTGTTCGGGGATTCCACCCGCATCAAAATTTTGTATGCTTTATTCGAGAGTGAGCTCTGCGTCAACGATATTGCCCAGGTCGTGGGCATCTCGCAAAGCGCGGTCAGCCACCAGCTGCGGGTGCTCAAAACCAGCAAGCTGGTCAAGTTCCGGCGGGACGGCAAAGCCATCTACTACTCGCTGGACGACGACCACGTCCGCAGCATGATCTCCCTCGGCATGGACCACGTCGAGGAGTGA